The Leptospira johnsonii genome window below encodes:
- a CDS encoding Hsp20/alpha crystallin family protein: MRHPNFFSEVRRIQNRFHNLFDPVWEGGQVYPTLNVYTDQDKITVTAEVPGLSPEDLDITVAHNLLTISGEWKEYTQDKPRRIERARGKFQRRLELPVAVDSEKVEASVKDGVLTLELPILESEKPRKIRIEAKG, from the coding sequence ATGAGACACCCAAATTTTTTTAGCGAAGTCAGAAGAATTCAAAACAGATTCCATAATTTATTCGATCCAGTCTGGGAAGGCGGGCAGGTATATCCTACTCTAAATGTGTATACAGACCAAGACAAGATCACAGTAACCGCCGAGGTTCCGGGCCTTTCTCCAGAAGATCTGGACATTACTGTGGCTCATAACCTTCTCACCATCTCAGGTGAATGGAAGGAATACACACAAGACAAACCTCGTAGAATAGAAAGAGCCAGAGGCAAATTCCAAAGAAGACTAGAACTGCCAGTAGCAGTAGACTCCGAGAAGGTAGAAGCATCTGTAAAAGACGGAGTTTTAACCTTAGAGCTTCCAATTCTTGAGAGCGAAAAACCAAGAAAGATCCGCATCGAAGCAAAAGGATAA
- a CDS encoding Hsp20/alpha crystallin family protein, whose amino-acid sequence MSVSELLKTEEKAATEQERAERPRPTYTPSTDLYSNEEEHLLVLDLPGVKESDLEISLEKDELRISAKTSASEPKGNLRYSEYGTGDYKRTFLLSEPVDEDKISAVLKNGVLQLKLPRKKPLSRKIEVKTN is encoded by the coding sequence ATGAGCGTATCAGAATTACTAAAAACAGAAGAAAAAGCCGCAACTGAGCAAGAAAGAGCCGAGAGACCAAGGCCGACCTACACTCCTTCTACGGACCTGTATTCCAACGAAGAAGAACATCTTCTCGTCCTGGATCTGCCAGGTGTAAAAGAATCCGATCTGGAAATTTCTTTGGAGAAGGACGAGCTCAGGATCTCTGCAAAGACCAGCGCCTCCGAACCGAAAGGAAATTTAAGATATTCGGAATACGGAACTGGAGATTATAAAAGGACCTTCCTTTTGTCTGAACCTGTGGATGAAGATAAAATTTCCGCAGTTCTCAAAAACGGGGTTCTACAGTTAAAGCTGCCTCGAAAAAAACCTTTGAGTAGAAAGATAGAGGTAAAAACTAACTAA
- a CDS encoding DMT family protein gives MRTFLLLTCSNLFMTFAWYGHLKFFKDFPIWKTILISWGIAFLEYCFMVPANRIGYAEDGLSGFQLKILQEVITITIFVGFAILVLKEKMKWNHAVSFFLVILAVVFAFYDKE, from the coding sequence ATGAGGACTTTTCTATTACTTACATGTTCCAATTTATTCATGACCTTTGCCTGGTACGGTCATTTGAAATTTTTTAAGGACTTTCCCATTTGGAAAACCATCCTGATCTCTTGGGGGATCGCATTTTTAGAATATTGCTTCATGGTTCCTGCAAATCGTATCGGATATGCGGAGGACGGCTTAAGCGGGTTCCAACTCAAAATACTTCAAGAGGTGATCACGATCACCATTTTTGTGGGATTTGCAATTTTGGTCTTAAAGGAAAAAATGAAATGGAATCACGCAGTCAGCTTCTTTCTGGTGATCCTTGCAGTAGTATTCGCTTTTTATGATAAAGAGTAA
- a CDS encoding SCO family protein — protein MNFLKTNYKNIIYSLLILGVGFGVGYYMKKKPSSKFASEAPVAEWKTAILKDTEGKTVRPSELPGDLFVVYFGFSHCPDMCPMALNDIENAFISLKEDSKNITPVFITIDPERDTPEVLRKYISHFPGKELVALTGGKDQIGELQKGFGVFSQKTQIPQGNGEYGMDHTLFIYLVDRTGNILRAYPTGIKGEELAKEIRELL, from the coding sequence ATGAATTTTTTAAAAACGAATTATAAAAATATAATTTATTCCCTTTTAATTCTAGGAGTCGGTTTCGGAGTTGGATATTATATGAAGAAGAAGCCTTCTTCTAAATTCGCTTCCGAGGCTCCAGTAGCGGAATGGAAGACTGCAATTCTAAAAGATACTGAAGGGAAGACCGTTAGGCCATCCGAATTACCAGGGGATTTGTTCGTGGTCTATTTCGGATTTTCTCATTGTCCTGATATGTGTCCTATGGCTTTGAACGATATAGAGAACGCATTTATTTCCTTAAAAGAAGATTCCAAAAATATTACTCCAGTTTTTATCACAATCGATCCGGAAAGAGACACTCCGGAAGTATTAAGAAAATACATTTCTCATTTTCCTGGAAAAGAACTCGTGGCTTTAACAGGTGGGAAGGATCAGATCGGAGAGTTGCAGAAAGGTTTTGGAGTATTCTCCCAAAAGACCCAAATTCCCCAAGGGAATGGAGAATATGGAATGGATCATACTCTCTTTATATATCTAGTGGATCGAACTGGAAATATACTGAGAGCTTATCCAACCGGGATCAAGGGAGAAGAATTAGCTAAGGAAATCAGGGAACTTTTGTGA
- a CDS encoding multicopper oxidase domain-containing protein — translation MNRKEFLRWLGIGGAGLAAGTGIAGITSGKKEDPLCRTGSSVPGPASSSPNPSIRLPGSIGGNSYGSMIHPPMFANAELLSRMELNTTIPQAPSGSKFRTETNIIEMPLTVAHNTVVDAWTFDGVVPGKVIRARLGQEMELLFRNHSNHPHSVHFHGTHDPGQDGWEPIAPGAERVYKITAGPIGFHPYHCHVPPLASHMSKGLYGGFIVDPPGGRPPALEFMLILAGWDLKESGRNDIYAWNGIAGYYDRFPIKVPVGKKVRLYIANMTEHDPVASFHLHSQTFDVYRTGTKLVPDEHTDVITLGQTERAIVEFTLTKRGRYMFHPHQTHMADRGAMGWIVAV, via the coding sequence ATGAATCGGAAGGAATTCCTTCGTTGGTTAGGGATCGGCGGTGCCGGACTCGCTGCGGGTACCGGGATCGCCGGAATTACCTCGGGTAAAAAAGAAGATCCTCTTTGTAGGACTGGGTCTTCTGTTCCGGGACCGGCTTCTTCTTCCCCGAATCCTTCTATCCGACTACCTGGATCAATAGGTGGGAATTCCTACGGAAGTATGATCCATCCTCCGATGTTCGCAAACGCCGAACTATTATCCAGGATGGAATTGAATACTACGATCCCTCAGGCTCCTTCCGGTTCCAAGTTCCGTACAGAGACCAATATTATAGAAATGCCATTGACTGTGGCTCATAACACGGTGGTGGATGCTTGGACCTTCGATGGCGTTGTTCCGGGAAAAGTAATCCGTGCAAGACTAGGTCAGGAGATGGAACTTCTTTTTAGGAATCATTCCAATCATCCTCACTCGGTTCATTTTCACGGAACCCATGATCCTGGGCAAGACGGTTGGGAACCGATCGCTCCGGGAGCGGAAAGAGTGTATAAGATCACTGCAGGTCCGATCGGCTTTCATCCTTATCATTGCCATGTTCCTCCGTTAGCGAGCCATATGTCCAAAGGTTTGTATGGAGGATTTATAGTCGATCCTCCCGGTGGAAGACCTCCCGCCTTAGAGTTCATGTTGATACTTGCAGGTTGGGATCTGAAAGAGTCCGGTAGAAATGATATCTATGCTTGGAACGGTATCGCAGGATATTATGACCGTTTTCCTATCAAGGTCCCTGTGGGAAAAAAAGTAAGATTGTATATTGCGAATATGACGGAGCATGATCCTGTCGCTTCTTTCCATCTTCATTCACAAACATTCGATGTATATAGGACCGGAACCAAACTTGTGCCAGATGAACATACTGATGTGATCACTCTTGGTCAAACGGAAAGAGCAATCGTAGAGTTTACACTTACTAAAAGAGGAAGATATATGTTCCATCCTCACCAGACCCATATGGCGGACAGGGGAGCAATGGGTTGGATAGTAGCGGTATGA
- a CDS encoding PLDc N-terminal domain-containing protein has product METAQFYDPGFFTLLFNFYGYYIFYILFALWAPLALIDLSKREDVDPKKGSLWTAAIILVPLFGAGAYHLVGGSKIPSWAKNSLVYGGIGLLVLTLLISTIARF; this is encoded by the coding sequence ATGGAAACTGCTCAATTTTACGATCCAGGATTTTTTACCTTACTTTTCAACTTTTACGGATACTATATTTTCTACATTTTATTCGCTCTCTGGGCTCCCTTGGCCCTGATCGATTTGTCTAAAAGAGAGGATGTGGATCCTAAGAAAGGAAGTTTGTGGACTGCAGCGATCATCCTTGTCCCTTTATTCGGGGCAGGAGCCTATCATTTGGTCGGCGGTTCTAAGATCCCATCTTGGGCAAAGAACAGCCTTGTGTATGGCGGGATCGGGCTTTTGGTTTTAACACTTCTGATCTCCACGATCGCAAGATTCTAA
- a CDS encoding plastocyanin/azurin family copper-binding protein has protein sequence MPKFQLKERYVPVLGLLVLGILMGAFASSCSSKEGEATEGFAHVVMVDNAFSPPMQKIPVGGQIEFVNSGANPHNAIAVDKSWSTEKSFGNIVMPRGAKVKITYPKEGVFPYYCSFHASPDGKSGMVGDIVVGNAAYNPAARAGKDWKVAEKFSGTTRKVPQMYPTIQNAVDAASPGDLILVDEGVYYEEVVVTTPSLTLRGTDRNKVILDGQFQRANGVIVVGANGVAVENMTARNSTLNGFFWTGVKGYRGSYLTAYNNGDYGIYAFDSVNGVLEHSYASGSPDAGIYVGQCYPCKAILYDVISENSALGYSGTNAGGELYIISSIWRNNIVGLGPNSLDRELLPPERETTIIGNLIYDNNNLTAPIKPLEYPTYGTGILIAGGINNVIKNNVVIGHDNHGIAIFPNLDENFWFSHRNVVEGNIVHSSGFGDLTLAGPISIGNCFSNNKFQTSVPPLLEKTNSCGSGIRFPMGGEIFTAYNALSLMVDATHGIYPSGDWKNQPVPPPQTNLPGGVSAPVKPAIHPFEDFGLDLDKVKLPEEAAKILAERKPKFGDVLGGFSVPKPLDIQIVIFRWFGYLLPLLLYVCLVSLSVYDLVSKSEISPSKYVWLAFVSLVPYIGGGAYLLSGKSSYPKYLRFTLVFAGFGASLAFIFYLGFTIVGNVGAG, from the coding sequence ATGCCTAAGTTTCAATTAAAAGAAAGATACGTTCCCGTTCTAGGGCTATTGGTCCTGGGAATTTTGATGGGAGCCTTCGCTTCTTCTTGCAGTAGCAAAGAAGGAGAGGCAACGGAAGGTTTTGCCCATGTGGTTATGGTGGATAATGCATTTTCTCCCCCTATGCAAAAGATCCCTGTCGGTGGTCAGATAGAATTTGTCAATTCGGGGGCAAACCCTCACAATGCGATCGCTGTGGACAAGTCTTGGTCTACCGAAAAGAGTTTCGGTAATATCGTGATGCCTAGGGGCGCCAAGGTAAAGATCACTTATCCTAAAGAGGGAGTTTTTCCTTATTACTGTAGCTTTCACGCTTCTCCTGATGGAAAGAGCGGAATGGTTGGTGATATAGTAGTAGGAAATGCAGCTTATAATCCTGCGGCAAGAGCCGGTAAGGATTGGAAGGTCGCCGAAAAATTTTCCGGAACCACTCGTAAGGTTCCACAAATGTATCCTACTATCCAAAACGCAGTGGATGCTGCCTCTCCGGGAGATCTTATCCTGGTCGACGAAGGTGTATATTACGAAGAAGTGGTGGTCACTACTCCTTCTCTTACCTTAAGGGGAACGGATAGAAATAAAGTAATCTTAGACGGTCAATTCCAAAGAGCGAATGGTGTGATCGTTGTGGGAGCGAATGGAGTTGCAGTAGAAAACATGACTGCGAGGAACTCCACCTTAAACGGATTTTTTTGGACTGGTGTAAAAGGATATAGAGGTTCTTATCTTACCGCTTATAATAACGGGGACTACGGCATTTACGCTTTCGATTCAGTGAACGGAGTATTAGAACATTCTTATGCTTCCGGATCTCCTGACGCGGGAATTTATGTGGGCCAATGTTATCCTTGTAAAGCCATCCTTTATGATGTGATCTCCGAGAATAGTGCCCTGGGTTATTCCGGAACGAACGCTGGAGGAGAATTATACATCATCAGTTCCATCTGGAGAAACAATATCGTAGGTTTAGGACCGAATTCTTTGGATAGGGAACTTCTTCCTCCGGAAAGAGAGACCACCATCATCGGAAACCTGATCTATGACAATAATAACCTGACTGCTCCAATCAAACCTCTGGAATATCCTACTTACGGAACAGGGATCTTGATTGCAGGCGGTATCAATAATGTTATCAAGAATAACGTAGTGATCGGACATGATAACCACGGGATTGCGATCTTCCCAAACCTGGATGAGAATTTCTGGTTCTCTCATAGGAACGTTGTGGAAGGAAACATTGTGCATTCTTCCGGTTTCGGAGACTTGACCCTTGCAGGGCCGATCAGTATTGGAAACTGTTTCTCTAATAATAAATTCCAAACCTCTGTCCCTCCTTTATTAGAAAAAACGAATTCTTGCGGTTCAGGGATCAGATTTCCTATGGGCGGAGAGATTTTCACAGCCTATAACGCGCTTTCTTTGATGGTGGATGCAACTCACGGAATTTATCCGAGCGGAGATTGGAAGAACCAACCGGTTCCTCCTCCTCAAACGAATCTTCCTGGCGGAGTTTCTGCTCCTGTTAAACCTGCGATCCATCCTTTCGAAGATTTCGGTTTAGATCTGGATAAAGTAAAACTTCCGGAAGAAGCGGCCAAAATCCTCGCAGAAAGAAAACCAAAATTCGGGGACGTTCTTGGTGGATTCTCGGTACCAAAACCTTTGGATATTCAGATAGTGATCTTCCGTTGGTTCGGATATTTACTTCCACTTCTTCTTTACGTATGTTTGGTCAGCTTGAGTGTTTATGATCTGGTTTCCAAATCAGAAATAAGCCCGAGCAAATACGTATGGTTGGCATTCGTTTCCTTGGTGCCTTATATCGGAGGTGGAGCTTATCTTCTTTCTGGCAAATCTTCCTATCCTAAATACTTGAGATTCACTCTTGTGTTTGCAGGATTCGGAGCTTCCTTGGCCTTCATTTTCTATCTTGGATTCACCATCGTAGGAAACGTGGGAGCGGGTTGA
- the nhaC gene encoding Na+/H+ antiporter NhaC — translation MNEKPGFWISLFPLGFLILSLSIAGYLFGGGIAEGPAQILLFSAGAISAGISRLRGISWEKIENTVLDSLRNVLQPILILLLIGALIGIWIRSGIVPALIVWGLELLKPEIFLPSALILSSVVSLATGSSWSTAGTIGVALIGVGAGLGKPLGMVAGAVVSGAYFGDKLSPFSETTNLASSITGVSLLSHIRNMARTTLPAFGICLLAFGFLGWDGSQGETETATGPVISALRTEFQISWVLLFPPLLTFFLIYFRVSAIPSIFIGILSGGVCFVLTQSNIYANSLNFQDAASSAFKNFVSAASEGTKVKTGHAVVDGLLSRGGMSSMLSTVWLIISAMFYAGIMEGGGMTQVLAEKVLNWAKARGSLFTATVFTCVGTNLFCADQYLAIVVPGKMFKEAYARKGLDPRNLSRCLEDSGTMTSALVPWNSCGSFMATALGVPTLVYLPYAFLNLLSPLFSLLTGWTGWGLAGKDPESKKEFS, via the coding sequence ATGAACGAAAAACCAGGATTTTGGATCTCCTTATTTCCTCTTGGATTTTTGATCCTTTCTTTGAGTATTGCAGGATATTTATTCGGAGGGGGGATCGCAGAAGGACCGGCTCAGATTTTGTTATTCAGCGCAGGTGCAATCTCTGCGGGAATTTCCAGGCTCAGAGGAATTTCTTGGGAGAAAATTGAAAACACAGTTCTGGATTCTCTTCGAAACGTTTTGCAACCGATACTCATCTTACTTTTGATAGGAGCATTGATCGGGATTTGGATCCGGTCCGGGATCGTTCCTGCACTTATAGTATGGGGACTGGAATTATTAAAGCCTGAGATCTTTTTACCTTCCGCTTTGATCTTATCTTCCGTTGTTTCTTTAGCAACTGGAAGCTCTTGGTCCACTGCAGGCACTATCGGTGTTGCGTTGATCGGAGTGGGAGCGGGACTTGGAAAACCTTTGGGAATGGTTGCTGGAGCAGTTGTCTCAGGGGCCTATTTCGGAGATAAACTTTCTCCTTTTTCGGAAACAACGAATCTTGCATCCTCCATCACTGGAGTTTCTCTTTTATCACATATCCGTAATATGGCCAGGACTACTTTGCCTGCTTTCGGGATCTGCCTTTTGGCTTTCGGATTTTTAGGCTGGGACGGAAGCCAGGGGGAAACGGAAACTGCAACGGGTCCCGTGATCTCCGCATTGAGAACCGAATTCCAAATTTCTTGGGTTTTACTTTTTCCTCCACTTCTTACTTTTTTTCTGATCTATTTTAGGGTTTCTGCAATTCCCTCTATCTTCATTGGGATCTTGAGCGGAGGAGTTTGTTTTGTTCTGACCCAATCCAATATATATGCAAATTCTTTAAACTTTCAAGACGCAGCTTCTTCCGCTTTTAAAAATTTTGTCTCGGCCGCCTCTGAAGGTACTAAGGTTAAAACTGGACACGCAGTCGTGGACGGATTATTATCGAGGGGAGGGATGTCTTCTATGCTTTCCACTGTTTGGCTCATCATCTCCGCTATGTTTTATGCGGGGATTATGGAGGGAGGTGGAATGACCCAGGTGCTGGCAGAAAAGGTTTTAAACTGGGCCAAAGCCAGAGGTTCCTTGTTCACTGCTACGGTATTTACCTGTGTGGGGACCAATCTATTCTGCGCGGACCAGTACCTCGCGATTGTGGTCCCGGGCAAAATGTTCAAGGAAGCTTATGCCAGAAAAGGATTGGATCCTAGAAATCTTTCCAGATGCTTAGAGGATTCGGGAACAATGACCTCTGCCTTAGTTCCCTGGAATTCCTGCGGTTCCTTTATGGCAACTGCATTAGGAGTTCCTACACTTGTGTATCTTCCTTACGCATTCTTAAATTTACTTTCTCCTTTGTTTTCCTTACTTACTGGATGGACAGGTTGGGGTCTGGCTGGAAAGGATCCGGAATCTAAAAAAGAGTTTTCCTGA
- a CDS encoding RluA family pseudouridine synthase translates to MWVSKEKKSLSNSPTQEGLRTKIGKEEAGSRLDVFLASRFTYQSRSNWRKILEEGKILVQGKPAKPSYSVKEGDEILYLPGESFEPPILTDFKILYEDSRYIAVEKPGDIPIHSAGRYRKNNLTDLLEEDPRFEKIYTIHRLDRETSGVVVFGKDSEAASKLSDLFSKRKVNKTYISYVWGSFPTRLRAKGFLISDPSSLIRKKRKFVSENSFQKLETPEENPETCETTFRKIGEGMLQGVPFSKVYCFPKTGRLHQIRATMYSLGFPLLGDKIYGKDEGAFLEFIEGKDPDLISKLGMNRQALHSSSLIFVHPFTGIKTKIRSSLPEDFPG, encoded by the coding sequence ATATGGGTTTCGAAGGAGAAGAAGAGTCTGTCTAATTCTCCTACACAGGAAGGTCTCAGAACAAAGATCGGAAAAGAAGAGGCCGGTTCCAGATTGGATGTATTTCTAGCTTCCAGATTTACTTACCAATCCAGATCCAATTGGAGAAAAATATTAGAAGAAGGTAAAATACTTGTCCAGGGAAAACCTGCAAAACCTTCTTATTCCGTAAAAGAAGGGGACGAGATACTTTATCTTCCAGGAGAAAGTTTCGAACCACCTATACTAACTGATTTCAAAATTTTATACGAAGATTCACGTTATATCGCGGTAGAAAAACCGGGAGATATCCCGATCCATAGTGCCGGAAGATATAGAAAAAATAATCTTACGGATCTATTAGAAGAAGATCCCCGTTTCGAAAAAATTTATACCATTCATAGATTGGACAGAGAAACATCCGGAGTAGTGGTTTTTGGAAAGGATTCCGAAGCTGCTTCTAAATTATCCGATTTATTCTCCAAAAGAAAGGTAAACAAAACGTATATCTCTTATGTCTGGGGGAGTTTTCCTACCCGCCTTAGAGCGAAAGGATTTTTGATTTCGGATCCTTCTTCTTTGATCCGTAAAAAAAGAAAATTCGTCTCCGAGAATTCTTTTCAAAAATTAGAAACTCCGGAAGAAAATCCGGAAACCTGTGAGACTACATTTCGAAAAATTGGAGAAGGTATGCTCCAGGGAGTTCCCTTTTCTAAAGTATATTGTTTTCCTAAAACGGGGAGACTCCACCAAATTCGAGCTACAATGTATTCCTTGGGATTTCCATTGCTCGGGGATAAAATTTACGGTAAGGATGAGGGAGCATTTCTGGAGTTTATAGAAGGAAAAGATCCGGATCTTATCTCGAAACTTGGAATGAATCGACAGGCTTTGCATTCCAGTTCTCTAATATTCGTTCATCCATTTACAGGAATAAAAACGAAGATCAGATCCAGTTTGCCTGAGGATTTTCCGGGATGA
- a CDS encoding PilZ domain-containing protein produces the protein MDRTVKETEALTKILQTLFARLPVSVEIKGRSYPAKIVGIKDGLYLLASFPGKADGEKTRILFLTHNNHFFHGVFTVVQRNTGNGLELLRIQAVKVSEAKRAQGRVELEGGGGEPIILTNLINQLHLRRSLGFVDKIVETILQKHAKKMKETYPDSLIYFSDRMDNRLRIMYNFEQSIFVTNRLERSSGGAGQNFVPIEEYLKLLALNKIESRFVSEISVLIRYKNYTPLGYVQVLSDKPMDTEDYNKITLFAAAISRDVIASGFFQESKERCIAEDISRSGLGFFHPQSIFFSRSFAVGEILLFDLQMNQELKGTYRAVIRNITNTDKMFRIGLQFFNLNSKEEEMLNQFVDSRLGPGEGSQAPESSVPDPGPPPEEESPPEMEAVSEEIPDMGFEGEEESV, from the coding sequence TTGGATAGGACTGTCAAAGAAACAGAGGCTCTGACTAAAATCCTCCAAACATTGTTTGCGAGACTGCCGGTTTCTGTGGAAATTAAGGGCAGGTCTTATCCCGCAAAAATCGTAGGGATCAAAGACGGTCTCTATCTTCTGGCTTCTTTCCCTGGAAAAGCGGATGGGGAGAAGACCAGGATACTATTTCTCACCCACAATAATCATTTTTTCCACGGAGTCTTTACAGTTGTCCAAAGAAATACGGGCAATGGACTGGAATTACTTAGGATCCAGGCGGTAAAGGTCAGCGAGGCAAAACGTGCCCAAGGCAGGGTGGAATTGGAAGGCGGGGGCGGAGAACCTATCATTCTCACAAATCTCATCAACCAACTTCACTTAAGACGTTCATTAGGTTTTGTTGATAAAATAGTAGAGACTATCCTTCAAAAGCATGCCAAAAAAATGAAGGAAACCTATCCTGATTCTTTGATCTATTTTTCGGATCGGATGGATAACCGTCTTCGGATCATGTATAATTTTGAACAATCCATCTTTGTTACCAATCGTTTGGAAAGAAGTTCAGGCGGAGCGGGACAAAATTTCGTTCCGATCGAAGAATATCTAAAACTTCTCGCATTGAATAAGATAGAATCCAGATTTGTTTCCGAAATTTCGGTTCTAATCCGTTATAAAAATTATACACCTCTCGGATATGTTCAAGTCCTTTCGGACAAACCTATGGATACGGAAGATTATAATAAGATCACATTATTTGCAGCCGCAATTTCCAGAGATGTGATCGCTTCCGGATTCTTCCAGGAATCTAAGGAAAGATGTATCGCAGAAGATATAAGTAGAAGCGGACTTGGTTTTTTCCATCCTCAATCCATATTCTTTTCCAGAAGTTTTGCTGTAGGGGAAATTTTACTTTTCGATCTGCAAATGAACCAAGAACTCAAGGGCACTTATAGAGCCGTTATTCGAAATATCACGAACACAGACAAAATGTTTCGTATCGGTTTACAATTCTTCAATTTGAATTCTAAAGAAGAAGAGATGCTCAACCAATTCGTGGATTCAAGATTAGGACCGGGAGAAGGTTCCCAGGCCCCCGAATCGAGCGTCCCGGATCCAGGTCCTCCTCCTGAAGAGGAATCGCCTCCGGAAATGGAAGCGGTTTCGGAAGAAATACCGGATATGGGTTTCGAAGGAGAAGAAGAGTCTGTCTAA